A stretch of the Arthrobacter stackebrandtii genome encodes the following:
- a CDS encoding NADPH-dependent FMN reductase yields MSYTVGVFVGSLASDSINRKLAKALFKLAPPELKLIDIPIGNLPLYNRDFDADYPPEGRAFKEAVAAVDALIFVTPEYNRSIPGVLKNAIDWGSRPWGTNSFAKKPSAVTGTSRGQISTAVAQQHLRSILSFVNSPEMAQPEAYVHFTENMIDDDGYVADQHTVDFLRNWLQEFHVFVVKVVGAQRITL; encoded by the coding sequence ATGAGCTACACAGTTGGCGTGTTCGTTGGAAGTCTGGCCTCCGACTCCATCAACCGAAAACTGGCCAAGGCCCTGTTCAAGCTGGCCCCGCCCGAGTTGAAGCTTATCGACATCCCGATCGGGAACCTGCCGCTGTACAACCGCGACTTTGACGCCGACTACCCTCCGGAGGGCCGCGCATTCAAGGAGGCGGTGGCAGCAGTGGATGCGCTGATCTTCGTGACCCCGGAGTACAACCGCAGCATCCCGGGCGTGCTGAAGAACGCCATTGATTGGGGTTCGCGGCCGTGGGGCACCAACTCATTCGCCAAGAAGCCGTCGGCAGTGACTGGGACGTCGAGGGGCCAGATCAGCACGGCGGTCGCACAACAGCACCTGCGCAGCATCCTGTCCTTCGTGAACTCGCCGGAAATGGCCCAGCCGGAAGCCTACGTCCACTTTACGGAGAACATGATTGACGACGACGGCTACGTCGCCGACCAGCACACCGTGGACTTCCTGCGGAACTGGCTGCAGGAATTCCACGTCTTTGTGGTCAAGGTGGTTGGCGCCCAGCGGATCACCCTGTAG
- a CDS encoding DedA family protein: MTELLLAAPGEPWVYAVVGLFCLIDGFFPPVPSETLVVGLASLAASQAWWGLWMLLPAAVIGAFLGDNIAYAIGRKLGIDRFRWMRRPVMQKAFAKVENQLEKRAISLLLVARFIPVGRVAVNLTAGASGYPARKFLMVSGLSATIWGIYSVAIGAVAGSWLHDHPVLGLIVAVVIAGLLGVVMDKVIGRWQERRLRKFAEEGGQAGVKVLETADAA; the protein is encoded by the coding sequence ATGACTGAGCTTTTGCTGGCTGCGCCGGGTGAGCCGTGGGTTTACGCCGTAGTGGGGCTGTTCTGCCTGATCGACGGCTTCTTCCCGCCCGTTCCCAGCGAAACCCTCGTGGTTGGCTTGGCGTCCCTTGCCGCCTCGCAGGCATGGTGGGGGTTGTGGATGCTCCTGCCTGCCGCCGTCATCGGCGCCTTCCTGGGTGACAACATCGCCTATGCGATTGGCCGCAAGTTGGGCATTGACCGTTTCAGGTGGATGCGCCGGCCCGTCATGCAAAAGGCGTTTGCCAAAGTGGAGAACCAGTTGGAGAAGCGGGCCATTTCACTGCTTCTCGTGGCCCGCTTCATTCCCGTTGGCCGCGTGGCCGTCAACCTGACCGCCGGTGCCAGCGGCTACCCGGCCCGGAAATTTCTGATGGTGTCCGGACTTTCGGCCACCATCTGGGGCATCTACTCCGTGGCCATCGGTGCCGTCGCGGGATCCTGGCTGCACGACCACCCCGTTCTGGGCCTGATCGTGGCCGTGGTCATTGCCGGCCTGCTGGGCGTGGTCATGGACAAGGTGATTGGCCGCTGGCAGGAACGCCGCCTCCGCAAGTTCGCCGAAGAAGGCGGACAAGCCGGGGTAAAGGTGCTGGAAACCGCAGACGCCGCCTAA
- a CDS encoding DUF3604 domain-containing protein yields the protein MPSEPPHVSDYHSAGFERLRGHWPEVQRLTEEVNVDGSFVSLLSFEWHSMTYGDHCVYYKSGTGPLEPAQAQSLEELREVLRGLGRAGLEAFVIPHHIGYRADRRGINWNTYDPELSPVVEMMSMHGCGESADAPRNYLHTMGPRDASSMADRGLELGNTFGFIGSTDHHSAHPGSHGHGRAMVWAQELTRDGIWDAIKNRRTYAVTGDRIMLATSIDGNPMGAQYSNPGTREIAVEVLGGDTVDYVEVMRNNEVIAKAGPQATDSFDFDGMLAVSVGWGEVGVRNEWDVRIEIRGGRIEAVEPRFHGYDIVEPSAQEPESFSFSRWDQQDARHVSFNTETHGNPNVATDATQQMALHVIGDRDTVLSVTFNGKETLRTIGELLRGPQTEYLGGFLTGAMLMHRAVPHSSRHVHLELNDAGTDAPRDQYYARVRQHNDQYAWASPTFVNN from the coding sequence ATGCCGTCCGAACCCCCGCATGTCAGCGACTACCACAGCGCCGGCTTCGAACGCCTGCGGGGGCACTGGCCCGAGGTGCAGCGGCTGACCGAGGAGGTCAACGTGGACGGTTCCTTTGTCTCCCTGCTCTCCTTCGAATGGCACTCCATGACGTACGGAGACCACTGCGTCTATTACAAGTCCGGCACCGGGCCGCTGGAACCGGCCCAGGCGCAGAGCCTGGAGGAACTGCGCGAGGTGCTGCGCGGGCTTGGCCGGGCCGGGCTGGAGGCGTTCGTCATCCCGCACCACATCGGCTACCGCGCGGACCGACGCGGCATCAACTGGAACACCTACGATCCCGAGCTGTCACCGGTCGTGGAGATGATGTCCATGCACGGTTGCGGCGAAAGCGCCGACGCACCCCGGAACTACCTCCACACCATGGGCCCGCGCGACGCCAGTTCCATGGCCGACCGAGGCCTGGAACTGGGCAACACCTTCGGCTTCATCGGCTCCACCGACCACCACAGCGCTCACCCCGGCTCCCACGGCCACGGCCGCGCCATGGTCTGGGCGCAGGAACTGACGCGCGACGGGATCTGGGATGCCATCAAGAACCGCCGCACCTACGCCGTCACCGGCGATCGGATCATGCTGGCCACCAGCATCGACGGAAACCCCATGGGGGCGCAGTACAGCAACCCCGGGACCCGGGAAATCGCCGTCGAGGTCCTGGGCGGGGACACCGTGGACTACGTGGAGGTCATGCGCAACAACGAGGTCATCGCCAAGGCCGGTCCGCAGGCCACAGACTCCTTTGACTTTGACGGCATGCTTGCCGTCAGCGTTGGCTGGGGAGAAGTCGGCGTCCGCAACGAATGGGACGTGCGAATCGAGATCAGGGGCGGCCGGATCGAGGCAGTGGAGCCGCGCTTCCACGGCTACGACATTGTCGAGCCCAGCGCACAGGAGCCCGAAAGCTTCAGCTTCTCCCGCTGGGACCAGCAGGATGCACGACATGTCTCCTTCAACACCGAGACACACGGCAACCCCAACGTCGCCACCGACGCCACCCAGCAAATGGCCCTGCACGTCATCGGGGACCGGGACACCGTCCTGTCCGTGACGTTCAACGGCAAGGAGACCCTCCGCACCATTGGCGAGCTCCTGCGCGGGCCGCAGACCGAATACCTCGGAGGCTTCCTCACCGGCGCCATGCTCATGCACCGCGCCGTGCCCCACTCCTCCCGCCATGTCCACCTTGAGCTCAATGATGCAGGAACCGACGCACCGCGAGACCAGTACTACGCGCGGGTGCGCCAGCACAACGACCAGTACGCCTGGGCCTCGCCCACGTTCGTCAACAACTGA
- a CDS encoding IS3 family transposase (programmed frameshift), which produces MASRRKFSPEFKAEAVELVISSGRPIVQVAKEIGISDGSLGNWVREWKEEHPEAGSKDPGPVEWAKYKALQAENAELKREIEFLGKSQRLLRREATIDDYYEFIRQEKAHYKVDWMCQQLKVPRSSYYRWAKPQEPTPTQLRNEKLTKDVCRVFEREKGMAGRDQITTILGHEGIPVATGTVGTIMNKHGLRAVRMRAWKKTTVVDPAARTEHIKNHMLDADGKRDFTSTVPGAKLVGDITYLKTDSGWLYLATVIDLATRMVVGWSMASHMRTELIIDALKMARDHGRLHPDGAIFNSDRGSQYTSGDFQKWCAGNSVTQSMGEVGVCWDNAVAESFFSHLKTEMYHHHNFPHHMAARTAVMEYIESWYNRRRPHSYNEGLPPAKALAEYQIKIEQAAA; this is translated from the exons ATGGCTAGTCGTCGTAAATTCAGTCCGGAGTTCAAGGCCGAGGCTGTTGAGTTGGTGATTTCCTCGGGCCGTCCCATCGTCCAGGTTGCCAAGGAAATTGGTATCAGTGATGGATCACTGGGGAACTGGGTGCGGGAGTGGAAGGAAGAGCATCCCGAGGCCGGATCCAAGGACCCTGGCCCGGTGGAATGGGCGAAGTACAAGGCCCTGCAGGCTGAGAATGCCGAGCTAAAACGGGAGATCGAATTCCTGG GGAAAAGTCAGCGCCTTCTTCGCCGCGAAGCAACGATAGACGACTATTACGAGTTTATTCGGCAGGAGAAGGCACATTACAAGGTTGACTGGATGTGCCAGCAATTGAAGGTTCCACGGTCCTCGTACTACCGCTGGGCCAAGCCCCAGGAACCGACTCCGACGCAGCTGCGCAACGAGAAGCTGACCAAGGATGTGTGCCGGGTCTTTGAACGGGAGAAGGGCATGGCCGGGCGGGACCAGATCACCACGATCCTGGGCCACGAGGGCATCCCGGTGGCGACGGGAACGGTCGGGACGATCATGAACAAACACGGCCTTCGGGCGGTCCGTATGCGGGCGTGGAAGAAGACCACAGTCGTTGACCCTGCAGCCAGGACCGAACACATCAAAAACCACATGCTCGATGCCGACGGCAAGCGGGACTTCACTTCCACGGTGCCGGGAGCCAAGCTGGTCGGCGACATTACCTATTTGAAAACGGACTCGGGCTGGCTGTATCTAGCCACCGTCATCGACCTCGCAACACGGATGGTGGTCGGATGGTCCATGGCCTCACACATGCGCACGGAGCTGATCATTGACGCCCTCAAAATGGCCCGAGATCACGGCCGGCTGCATCCAGACGGCGCTATTTTCAATAGCGACAGAGGATCTCAATACACTTCCGGTGACTTCCAAAAATGGTGTGCCGGCAACAGTGTCACTCAGTCCATGGGTGAGGTTGGGGTGTGCTGGGACAACGCGGTCGCCGAGTCGTTCTTCTCGCATTTGAAGACCGAGATGTACCACCACCACAATTTTCCCCATCACATGGCGGCACGGACCGCGGTCATGGAATACATCGAGTCTTGGTACAACAGGCGCCGGCCCCATTCCTACAACGAGGGCCTGCCGCCGGCGAAGGCTCTGGCGGAATACCAAATCAAGATCGAACAAGCAGCAGCGTAA
- a CDS encoding recombinase family protein has translation MAGYARVSTEEQGINAQRDASASLGVDPQRVYVDDGLTGRNKNCLGLRESPAACLAGDNFVATKPDRLVRSVRNAREMAGDPASREIKLSMGGSDHDPTHHLRKLLFNVRAMIAEFEADLTSMPTREGMKAAKADSWLRGEQPKLSVKKEAHLLELHDAGKYTMTETAEPFSISRSTIYRAVDRGLHRAAAPLRD, from the coding sequence ATGGCCGGTTACGCACGCGTGTCCACGGAAGAGCAAGGCATCAACGCCCAGCGTGATGCCTCGGCCTCCCTCGGCGTTGACCCCCAACGCGTCTATGTTGATGATGGCCTTACCGGCAGGAACAAGAATTGCCTAGGACTTCGCGAATCCCCCGCCGCATGCCTGGCCGGAGATAACTTCGTCGCTACCAAACCTGATCGTCTGGTCCGGTCCGTCAGGAACGCCCGCGAAATGGCCGGCGACCCTGCCAGCCGCGAAATCAAACTCAGCATGGGTGGTTCCGACCATGACCCCACCCACCACTTGCGCAAACTGCTGTTCAACGTCCGGGCGATGATCGCCGAATTCGAAGCCGACCTCACCAGCATGCCCACCCGCGAAGGAATGAAGGCCGCTAAGGCTGACAGCTGGCTCCGGGGAGAACAGCCAAAACTCAGCGTGAAAAAAGAAGCCCATCTCCTGGAATTGCACGATGCAGGGAAATACACCATGACCGAAACGGCCGAACCATTCTCGATCAGCCGATCCACCATCTACCGAGCCGTTGACCGCGGACTACACAGGGCAGCTGCACCACTACGCGACTGA
- a CDS encoding DedA family protein translates to MIEFLQEASGQPWAYAVVAACALLDGFFPPVPSEVLVVAMASLLASHGWAGLWMLAPAAIVGAFAGDNLAYAMGRALGTTRFRWMRRPFMQKSFAAAGKQLESRGAAMMMVARFLPVARVAANLTAGATGFPRRKFVAISAVSASLWAAYCIGLGALAGSWFAANPILALTVAVVAACLLGIVLDRVSAALRRRRLVDGVDATTGWREGDARGAGTETQTSPAVQESAGVK, encoded by the coding sequence ATGATTGAGTTCCTGCAGGAGGCGTCCGGTCAGCCGTGGGCGTACGCCGTGGTTGCGGCCTGTGCCCTGCTGGACGGCTTTTTCCCGCCAGTCCCCAGCGAAGTCCTGGTGGTCGCCATGGCCTCGCTGCTGGCCTCCCACGGCTGGGCCGGGTTGTGGATGTTGGCGCCGGCCGCCATCGTGGGGGCTTTCGCGGGCGACAACCTTGCCTACGCCATGGGGCGGGCCCTGGGCACCACCCGGTTTCGCTGGATGCGCCGGCCCTTCATGCAGAAATCATTTGCCGCGGCCGGGAAACAGCTGGAGAGCCGGGGAGCGGCCATGATGATGGTGGCACGGTTCCTGCCGGTTGCCCGGGTTGCGGCGAACCTGACGGCCGGCGCCACTGGGTTTCCGCGCCGGAAGTTCGTGGCCATATCAGCGGTCTCGGCGTCCCTGTGGGCCGCCTATTGCATCGGGCTCGGGGCGCTGGCGGGGTCCTGGTTTGCGGCGAACCCCATCCTGGCACTGACGGTGGCCGTGGTGGCAGCGTGCCTGCTGGGCATCGTGCTGGACCGGGTGTCGGCCGCACTCCGCAGGCGCAGGCTGGTGGATGGAGTGGATGCGACCACGGGCTGGCGTGAGGGGGACGCACGCGGTGCCGGGACTGAAACGCAGACCAGCCCCGCGGTGCAGGAAAGCGCCGGCGTCAAGTAG
- a CDS encoding hydroxyacid dehydrogenase, giving the protein MSTSIKVALAMPEDVAAGIFPPRVLDALDSGADLLSREPMTEFTSPQSLALLAEAEALITGWGTAMIDAAVLDAAPNLRYILHSAGTVKYHVGEACWERGIQVSTAADANSVPVAEYTVAMVILANKRVLQVGRKVHAQRTMVHAEAEFPSLGNYNKRVGIIGASKIGRHVMRLLAQYELEVVLADPFVSDAEATALGASKVTLEELCATSDVVSLHAPSLPSTRNMINAELIAGFKSGATFINTARGEIVDQDALLARIQRGDLYAVLDVTTPWDLPPDSGLFTHPNVLLTPHMAGSLGTELERMAMSTVAEAHRLGRGEPLKFRLPPEQRGLTA; this is encoded by the coding sequence ATGAGCACGAGTATCAAGGTTGCGCTGGCCATGCCCGAGGATGTGGCGGCGGGCATTTTCCCGCCACGGGTCCTGGACGCCCTCGACTCCGGGGCCGACCTCCTGAGCCGCGAGCCCATGACCGAGTTCACCAGCCCGCAATCCCTTGCCCTGTTGGCCGAGGCCGAGGCACTCATCACCGGGTGGGGCACCGCCATGATCGACGCCGCCGTACTCGATGCAGCACCCAATCTCCGGTACATCCTGCATTCCGCAGGCACCGTCAAATACCACGTGGGCGAAGCCTGCTGGGAGCGCGGCATCCAGGTCAGCACGGCCGCCGACGCCAACTCCGTCCCCGTCGCCGAGTACACCGTGGCGATGGTCATCCTGGCCAACAAGCGGGTGCTGCAGGTGGGCCGCAAGGTTCACGCGCAGCGCACCATGGTCCACGCGGAGGCCGAGTTCCCCAGCCTCGGCAACTACAACAAGCGCGTGGGCATCATTGGCGCCTCCAAGATCGGCCGCCATGTCATGCGGCTGCTGGCGCAGTATGAGCTGGAGGTGGTCCTCGCGGACCCCTTCGTGTCCGACGCCGAGGCAACAGCTTTGGGGGCATCGAAGGTAACGCTTGAGGAACTGTGCGCCACGTCGGACGTGGTCAGCCTGCATGCGCCGTCACTGCCGTCCACCAGGAACATGATCAATGCCGAATTGATTGCAGGATTCAAATCCGGCGCCACGTTCATCAACACCGCCCGCGGGGAGATTGTGGACCAGGACGCACTGCTTGCGCGCATCCAGCGCGGTGACTTGTACGCCGTCCTGGACGTCACCACGCCCTGGGACCTGCCCCCGGACTCGGGCCTGTTCACGCACCCAAACGTGCTGCTCACCCCGCACATGGCGGGATCGCTCGGCACGGAACTTGAACGCATGGCCATGAGCACGGTGGCCGAGGCCCACCGCCTGGGCCGGGGAGAACCCTTGAAGTTCAGGCTGCCCCCGGAGCAGCGCGGGCTGACGGCGTAA